A region of Desulfolithobacter dissulfuricans DNA encodes the following proteins:
- a CDS encoding ATP-binding protein, producing MRILRLDIAAFGPFTRRVLDFSSDLPGLHLVFGPNEAGKSSSLRALKAWLFGFPVRTADAFLHPYNKLLVGGEIEEQGKRLGFYRRKRNKGDLLDPDGNPLPTGALDPFLHSLDQQLFEALYGIDHDRLVQGGRDILEQRGELGDILFAASTGVASLHRLMASLDEESGRLFKSGGQLPLINKAIARHRELKKEIRDLSLAPERYLEADRELREVTDRYRDLDAIRRELEQRIRSLDRIHRAFSLIGRRRALRRQLAELGQVHPLAPDFSARRLKVQEQLRDLRLQEAGNRTRLAELKTKLGSLDTDRALLEQESRIEFFYQQVSEYRKAQRDLPRIEGLRATRRREARRALKMAAPNLELDQADRLGELWRNRERVRHLLTRFEALDQARQDTGRRRRTILQRLKQLQDQSLVPPHPRTMERLRLALDAARRLGDIDIAIGTLEREIAALALHCDRELARQQLWEGTAADLVRLRLPGEESVSRFAEQFRDLEIRLAGQDQAIAETRERLEQLRRDRRELELAGTVPKEEELATIRRNRDHGWRLIRQAWLQGEGIGDLLHQWAPDDPADQYEQLVLQADTLADRLRLEAERVHKFAALGADEQLYATRLAILEEEREKLAREREQLALSWTGLWQPLGITPLTPPEMQAWLRRMENLRTEAAALEEQQARLGDLAGRREEHRAALLSLLDRETAPSGPELAPVIDLVAAHLTDLEEQQSLAREHDRELARQQQLLEEVDRELAETARQQEDWQAQWQTAVSLPEGAVPLDPGSAPGILEAVEKLFHLLEQMDEDTSRIRGINRDAETFAREIRQLAAQLAPELGEDRPDDCAEHLYRLLGQAREIETRQRTWEEQVEILEQELGELETRIGFWEEELEKLLTEAGCRAEQELVEVERRAAEQARLQEAIQALETDLRPLAGDQSLDSFEKQVAAEDSDTLPERIGELRREIEQDLEPELRHLAEQRGELKRELAQMDGTSQAALRASELEENLALLREHAERYIRLRLAAGLLRRGIDRFREENRDPLLEAASAMFARITLHSFTGLATDIDGQGKPVLVGLRGDNQRLGVEGMSTGTRDQLYLCLRLASLLQRAQAGQSMPFIADDILINFDDDRSRATLELLAEVGRKNQIILFTHHHRVVELAGQLETTIHLHTLEQGSPL from the coding sequence GTGAGAATTCTTCGCCTGGATATTGCCGCCTTTGGCCCCTTCACGCGCCGGGTTCTCGATTTTTCCTCGGACCTGCCCGGCCTGCACCTGGTATTCGGTCCCAACGAGGCCGGCAAGTCCAGCTCGCTGCGGGCGCTCAAAGCCTGGCTCTTCGGTTTTCCGGTCCGCACCGCTGACGCCTTCCTCCATCCCTACAACAAGCTCCTGGTGGGCGGCGAGATCGAGGAGCAGGGCAAGCGCCTGGGTTTCTACCGCCGCAAGCGCAACAAGGGTGACCTGCTCGATCCGGACGGCAATCCCTTGCCGACCGGGGCGCTTGATCCTTTCCTCCACTCCCTGGACCAGCAGCTCTTCGAAGCTCTGTACGGGATCGACCACGACCGGCTGGTCCAGGGTGGCCGCGATATTCTGGAACAGCGGGGTGAACTGGGCGACATCCTCTTTGCCGCTTCCACCGGGGTTGCTTCTTTACACCGGCTCATGGCCAGCCTGGACGAGGAAAGCGGCCGTCTTTTCAAGTCCGGCGGCCAGCTTCCGTTGATCAACAAGGCCATCGCCCGTCACCGGGAACTGAAAAAGGAGATCCGCGACCTGTCCCTGGCCCCGGAGCGCTACCTGGAAGCGGACCGGGAACTGCGGGAAGTGACTGACCGCTACCGGGACCTGGATGCAATCAGGCGGGAGCTGGAACAAAGGATCCGTTCTCTGGACCGGATCCACCGGGCCTTCTCCCTGATCGGTCGCCGCCGTGCCCTGCGGAGGCAGCTGGCCGAACTTGGCCAGGTACACCCCCTGGCGCCAGATTTTTCTGCCCGCAGGCTCAAAGTCCAGGAACAGCTGCGCGACCTGCGCCTTCAGGAGGCCGGTAACCGGACAAGACTGGCGGAACTGAAGACAAAACTTGGTTCCCTGGACACCGATCGGGCCCTGCTGGAGCAGGAGTCCCGGATCGAGTTCTTCTACCAGCAGGTGAGCGAGTACCGCAAGGCCCAGCGCGACCTGCCACGGATCGAGGGGCTGCGCGCCACCCGTCGGCGGGAGGCAAGAAGGGCCCTGAAAATGGCGGCCCCGAACCTGGAGCTGGACCAGGCCGACCGGCTTGGCGAATTGTGGCGCAACCGGGAAAGGGTGCGCCACCTGCTCACCCGCTTCGAGGCCCTGGATCAGGCCCGGCAGGACACCGGCCGTCGCCGCAGGACCATCCTGCAGAGGCTCAAGCAGTTGCAGGACCAGTCCCTGGTACCACCCCATCCGCGAACCATGGAAAGGCTGCGCCTGGCCCTGGACGCGGCCCGCCGTCTGGGTGACATCGACATCGCTATCGGGACGCTCGAGCGGGAAATCGCTGCCCTGGCCCTCCACTGCGACCGTGAGCTGGCCCGTCAGCAGCTGTGGGAGGGCACGGCAGCGGACCTGGTCCGGCTCCGGCTGCCCGGCGAGGAAAGCGTGAGTCGCTTTGCGGAACAGTTCCGGGACCTGGAGATCCGTCTGGCCGGCCAGGACCAGGCCATTGCCGAAACACGGGAACGGCTGGAGCAACTGCGCCGGGACCGGCGTGAACTGGAACTGGCCGGGACCGTACCCAAGGAAGAGGAACTGGCAACAATCCGCCGGAATCGGGATCACGGTTGGCGTCTCATCCGCCAGGCCTGGCTGCAGGGGGAGGGGATTGGTGACTTACTCCACCAGTGGGCTCCGGACGATCCGGCCGACCAGTATGAACAACTCGTTCTCCAGGCCGACACCCTGGCCGATCGGTTGCGCCTGGAAGCGGAGCGGGTCCACAAGTTCGCTGCCCTGGGTGCGGATGAACAGCTCTACGCCACCCGGCTGGCCATCCTGGAGGAAGAACGGGAAAAACTCGCCAGGGAACGGGAACAGCTCGCCCTGTCCTGGACCGGGCTCTGGCAGCCGCTGGGTATTACTCCGCTCACACCGCCCGAGATGCAGGCCTGGCTGCGACGCATGGAGAACCTGCGAACCGAGGCAGCTGCCCTGGAGGAACAGCAGGCTCGGCTCGGGGACCTGGCCGGTCGGCGGGAAGAACACCGGGCCGCGCTCCTGTCCCTGCTGGACAGGGAAACCGCACCGTCCGGCCCGGAGCTGGCCCCGGTCATCGACCTGGTCGCCGCACACCTGACCGACCTGGAAGAGCAGCAGTCCCTGGCCCGGGAACACGACCGCGAGCTGGCCCGCCAGCAGCAGCTTCTCGAAGAGGTGGACCGGGAACTTGCGGAAACGGCCCGCCAGCAGGAAGACTGGCAGGCACAGTGGCAAACAGCGGTCAGCCTGCCGGAGGGTGCAGTGCCTCTGGATCCGGGCAGCGCCCCGGGGATTCTCGAGGCAGTGGAAAAGCTCTTCCATCTCCTTGAGCAGATGGACGAGGATACCAGCCGGATCCGGGGCATCAACCGGGACGCCGAAACCTTTGCCCGGGAGATCCGCCAGCTGGCGGCACAGCTTGCCCCGGAGCTCGGTGAAGACCGGCCGGATGATTGCGCCGAGCACCTTTACCGGCTTCTTGGTCAGGCCCGGGAGATCGAGACCCGGCAGCGTACCTGGGAAGAACAGGTAGAAATCCTGGAGCAGGAACTGGGAGAGCTCGAAACCAGGATCGGTTTCTGGGAGGAGGAGCTGGAGAAACTTCTCACCGAGGCCGGATGCCGGGCGGAACAGGAGCTGGTCGAAGTCGAGCGCAGGGCCGCGGAACAGGCCAGGCTCCAGGAGGCGATCCAGGCTCTGGAAACCGATCTCCGTCCCCTGGCCGGCGACCAATCTCTGGACAGCTTTGAAAAACAGGTGGCCGCCGAAGACAGCGATACCCTGCCCGAACGCATCGGGGAGCTGCGACGGGAAATCGAGCAGGATCTTGAACCGGAACTCAGGCACCTGGCCGAGCAGAGGGGCGAACTTAAGCGGGAACTGGCCCAGATGGACGGCACCAGCCAGGCTGCGCTCCGGGCATCCGAGCTTGAGGAAAACCTGGCCCTGCTGCGGGAGCATGCCGAGCGCTATATCCGCCTCCGCCTGGCCGCCGGCCTCCTGCGGCGCGGGATCGACCGTTTCCGGGAAGAAAATCGCGATCCACTCCTGGAGGCCGCCTCGGCCATGTTCGCCCGGATCACTCTGCACTCCTTCACCGGCCTGGCCACCGACATCGACGGTCAGGGCAAGCCGGTACTGGTGGGATTGCGGGGTGACAACCAGCGCCTCGGGGTAGAGGGTATGTCCACCGGCACCCGCGATCAGCTCTACCTCTGCCTCCGGTTGGCCTCGCTTCTCCAGCGGGCCCAGGCCGGCCAGTCCATGCCTTTTATCGCCGACGATATCCTTATCAACTTCGACGATGACCGCTCCCGCGCCACCCTGGAACTCTTGGCCGAGGTGGGCAGAAAGAACCAGATCATCCTCTTCACCCACCACCACCGGGTGGTTGAGCTGGCAGGCCAGCTCGAGACCACCATCCATCTCCACACCCTCGAACAGGGATCGCCCCTGTAG
- a CDS encoding metallophosphoesterase family protein has protein sequence MFIFLHCADIHLDSPLRNLALREQDGSVIRGAVRRAFADLVQLALDQQVAFVLIGGDLYDGAWKDYHTGLYFISHMQRLGRAGIRVFLVSGNHDASSRITTALRLPDNVVQFSTRRAETVVLEDLRVAIHGRGYDRRAVTDNLALSYPDPDPDMFNIGLLHTGLSGRPGHEPYAPCTVEDLVSRGYDYWALGHVHQREVVHRDPWIVFPGNIQGRHIREAGPRGATLVTVENGKVTAVEHRDLDVVRWSLCRVDLTGCTSVDEVLERTGHDLSDTADRADGRPVAVRLELSGEVSCHPELHRDREHLVSELMALAGDLGEVWLEKIRLRTRPPACDPVTADPGLEDLERLLAEIDSPLELAPELEKFLGRLPPELGGRESLLPDDPAQSRELLSTARDLLLGRILGHRGTP, from the coding sequence TTGTTTATCTTTCTCCACTGCGCCGATATTCACCTGGACAGTCCGCTGCGCAATCTGGCCCTGCGGGAACAGGATGGCTCCGTGATTCGCGGCGCGGTCCGCCGCGCCTTTGCCGACCTGGTTCAGCTGGCCCTGGATCAGCAGGTGGCCTTCGTTCTGATCGGAGGCGACCTCTACGACGGGGCCTGGAAGGATTACCACACCGGGCTCTATTTCATCAGCCACATGCAGCGCCTCGGCCGGGCCGGGATCCGGGTTTTCCTGGTCTCCGGCAACCATGACGCCTCCAGCCGGATTACCACGGCCCTGCGGTTACCGGACAATGTGGTCCAGTTTTCCACCCGGCGGGCCGAGACCGTGGTCCTGGAGGATCTGCGGGTGGCGATCCATGGCCGCGGCTACGATCGGCGAGCGGTCACCGACAATCTGGCCCTTTCCTATCCGGATCCGGACCCGGACATGTTCAACATCGGCCTGCTCCACACCGGGCTTTCCGGCCGTCCCGGGCACGAACCCTATGCCCCGTGCACGGTGGAGGACCTGGTCAGCCGAGGCTACGACTATTGGGCCCTGGGTCATGTGCACCAGCGCGAAGTGGTGCACCGGGACCCCTGGATCGTCTTTCCCGGCAACATTCAGGGGCGCCACATCCGCGAGGCCGGACCCCGGGGCGCCACCCTGGTGACGGTGGAAAACGGGAAGGTCACCGCAGTGGAGCACCGGGACCTGGACGTGGTGCGCTGGAGCCTGTGCCGGGTGGATCTTACCGGTTGCACCAGTGTGGACGAGGTTCTGGAACGGACCGGTCATGACCTGAGTGATACCGCGGACCGGGCCGATGGCCGGCCGGTGGCGGTCCGTCTGGAACTGAGCGGCGAGGTATCCTGTCATCCGGAGCTGCACCGGGACCGGGAGCACCTGGTGTCGGAACTTATGGCCCTGGCCGGTGACCTGGGCGAGGTGTGGCTGGAAAAGATCCGGTTGCGTACCCGGCCCCCTGCCTGCGATCCTGTAACGGCTGACCCCGGGCTGGAAGACCTGGAGCGGTTGCTTGCGGAGATCGATTCCCCCCTGGAGCTGGCGCCGGAGCTGGAAAAGTTCCTTGGCAGGCTGCCCCCGGAACTCGGCGGCCGGGAATCCCTCCTCCCCGATGATCCCGCCCAAAGCCGCGAACTGCTCAGCACGGCCCGGGACTTGCTCCTGGGCCGGATCCTTGGCCACCGGGGGACCCCGTGA
- a CDS encoding metallophosphatase domain-containing protein, whose protein sequence is MKITVLSDTHTRHNQVSIPPGDILIFAGDMNNCRDEQDVADFNSFLATLPHHHKVVIGGNHDHQLAQNPQAAKALLPEAIYLQDELVVIGGLTIYGAPWQPVFNDRACDAFALPRGRALEEKWAMIPPGIDILVTHSPPAGILDQDGPVAHGCCDLTAAVNVFRPKYHVFGHIHSNHGVVKNGATTYINCNVSGPDGKLRPALSFDYAPKAAGS, encoded by the coding sequence ATGAAGATAACCGTACTGAGCGACACCCATACCCGCCATAACCAGGTCAGCATTCCCCCCGGCGATATCCTGATCTTTGCCGGCGACATGAATAACTGCCGGGACGAACAGGATGTGGCCGACTTCAACAGCTTTCTTGCAACCCTTCCCCACCACCACAAAGTCGTGATCGGCGGCAACCATGACCATCAGCTCGCCCAAAACCCCCAGGCAGCCAAGGCGCTCCTCCCCGAGGCCATCTACCTCCAGGATGAACTGGTCGTGATCGGCGGCCTGACTATATACGGTGCGCCCTGGCAGCCGGTCTTCAACGACCGGGCCTGCGATGCCTTTGCCTTGCCCCGTGGCAGGGCACTGGAGGAAAAATGGGCAATGATCCCCCCTGGTATCGATATTCTGGTTACCCATTCGCCGCCAGCCGGGATCCTGGACCAGGACGGCCCGGTCGCCCACGGCTGCTGCGATCTCACCGCCGCGGTCAATGTATTCAGGCCAAAGTACCATGTTTTCGGCCACATACATAGTAATCACGGGGTAGTGAAAAACGGCGCCACAACCTACATCAACTGCAATGTCAGCGGCCCGGACGGCAAACTCAGGCCGGCGCTCTCCTTTGACTATGCCCCGAAAGCGGCAGGGAGCTGA
- a CDS encoding PilZ domain-containing protein, with protein sequence MIAQKREQVEPGQGSRKLDSGFTENRRAVRIPRQVVEQALLAENGSINVQVAGVEKTRWQDAVLRDLHQNGMSFILPGHSLREGDLIHVELRLGGLDFESDARVRWTLRHHVGIEFLDSRARDAAFLAEFYTTRLLNLLREDSGDFDS encoded by the coding sequence ATGATTGCACAGAAAAGGGAGCAGGTCGAGCCGGGCCAGGGCTCACGCAAGCTTGATTCCGGCTTCACCGAAAACCGGCGGGCGGTCCGGATTCCCAGGCAGGTGGTGGAACAGGCCCTGCTGGCGGAAAACGGCTCGATCAATGTCCAGGTGGCCGGGGTGGAAAAAACCAGGTGGCAGGATGCGGTACTCCGGGATCTGCACCAGAACGGCATGTCCTTTATCCTGCCAGGTCATTCCCTGCGCGAAGGGGACTTGATTCACGTGGAACTGCGGCTGGGCGGGCTGGATTTTGAATCCGACGCCCGGGTCCGCTGGACCCTGCGCCATCACGTGGGTATCGAGTTTCTCGATTCCCGGGCCCGGGACGCCGCCTTCCTGGCCGAGTTCTACACCACCCGGCTGCTGAACCTGCTCCGGGAGGATTCCGGCGACTTCGATTCCTGA
- a CDS encoding Tll0287-like domain-containing protein: MMNLRSRLLALMGVFSILATILIGVASYKLSEQTAIQEARQKGKMIFSYIMASRKYFKEQQRPLILELVEQNRFYPELMSGFVISRGVWDEFKGDAGGILFKQATLDPLYHENLADAQEQQLIETFRRNSDLTHLEGVVTKGDATYYYMARPVRVKSKGCLRCHGDPNTAPKDQIEIYGTETGYHWKMGDTVSAYVVYVSIKQALQQAKRSAGILFLVSLGAFFGVLLAIGYFIDRRIIEPVQYLSERAEEISVGKFLDEKVDYERNDEIGVLARALEHLRRTLLKKSE; encoded by the coding sequence ATGATGAACCTACGTTCCCGGTTACTCGCGCTGATGGGTGTGTTCAGCATTCTTGCCACCATCCTCATCGGCGTTGCCAGCTACAAGCTCAGCGAACAGACCGCCATCCAGGAGGCGCGGCAGAAGGGAAAGATGATCTTTAGCTACATCATGGCCTCGCGCAAGTACTTCAAGGAACAGCAGCGGCCGCTCATCCTGGAGCTGGTGGAACAGAACCGTTTCTACCCGGAACTGATGTCCGGCTTTGTCATCAGCCGGGGGGTGTGGGACGAATTCAAGGGTGATGCGGGCGGTATCCTGTTCAAGCAGGCCACCCTGGATCCGCTCTACCACGAAAATCTGGCCGACGCGCAGGAACAGCAACTCATCGAAACCTTTCGCAGAAACAGTGATCTCACCCATCTTGAAGGGGTGGTCACCAAAGGCGACGCCACCTATTACTACATGGCCAGGCCAGTGCGGGTGAAGAGTAAGGGTTGTCTGCGCTGCCACGGGGATCCGAACACGGCGCCCAAGGATCAGATCGAGATATACGGCACGGAAACCGGCTACCACTGGAAGATGGGCGATACGGTTTCAGCCTATGTGGTCTACGTCTCCATCAAGCAGGCCCTGCAGCAGGCAAAACGGTCGGCCGGTATTCTCTTTCTGGTCAGCCTGGGTGCCTTCTTCGGGGTCCTGCTCGCCATCGGCTACTTCATCGATCGCCGTATCATCGAGCCCGTCCAGTATCTCAGCGAACGGGCCGAGGAGATCAGTGTGGGTAAATTTCTCGATGAAAAGGTGGACTATGAACGCAACGATGAGATCGGGGTTCTGGCAAGGGCCCTGGAGCACCTGCGACGAACCCTGCTGAAAAAATCGGAATAA
- a CDS encoding pimeloyl-ACP methyl esterase BioG family protein: MQTHWLVQKGHTRCLLFFAGWSMDPRPFQELDWGRRDVLLFYDYRDLTLPDLEIFSTRRSSTLSRNLELLAWSMGVWVAGHLLADIPLVTATALGGTCFPVDDRRGIPVRAWKASIRDFTPAYPEQFHRQMFDDQAQCDRFLAARPGRTGSSLHGELTRLDRSVSDLGPAPDIYTRRIITTRDRIFPPRNQVRAWRRGTATSIKLPHFPFYAPDSRPRFWENNTPVSGPPPVRAYRS; the protein is encoded by the coding sequence ATGCAGACCCACTGGCTTGTTCAAAAAGGGCATACCCGCTGCCTGCTCTTTTTCGCCGGCTGGTCCATGGATCCCAGGCCGTTTCAGGAACTGGACTGGGGCCGGCGGGACGTGCTGCTCTTCTATGATTACCGGGACCTCACCCTGCCCGACCTGGAGATATTTTCCACTCGTCGGTCTTCGACCCTTTCCCGCAACCTGGAGCTGCTGGCCTGGTCCATGGGGGTCTGGGTTGCCGGCCACCTCCTGGCCGACATCCCCCTGGTCACGGCTACGGCCCTGGGCGGGACCTGTTTTCCAGTGGACGACCGCAGGGGTATCCCGGTCCGGGCCTGGAAGGCCAGTATCCGCGATTTTACCCCGGCCTACCCGGAACAGTTCCACCGCCAGATGTTTGACGACCAGGCGCAGTGCGACCGTTTCCTGGCTGCCAGACCCGGGCGGACCGGCAGCTCGCTGCACGGAGAGCTCACCCGGCTTGACCGATCCGTAAGCGATCTGGGCCCGGCACCGGACATCTATACCAGGCGTATCATCACTACCCGCGACCGGATCTTTCCACCCCGCAACCAGGTACGGGCCTGGAGGCGCGGGACGGCAACGAGCATCAAGCTACCCCATTTCCCCTTTTATGCCCCCGATTCAAGGCCGAGGTTCTGGGAGAATAACACGCCTGTGAGCGGCCCGCCCCCTGTCAGGGCATATCGGTCGTGA
- a CDS encoding aminotransferase class I/II-fold pyridoxal phosphate-dependent enzyme, translating to MHKRLAGRLERLEDEGLRRNLVELIPGPNNRIRVGGRDYLNLAGNDYLGLAADPGLVRRFYDSLDDRNLLERFAPGARASRLMTGNSSLYRELETRLATLYGSERALVFNSGYHINIGILPALATRDDLILADKLCHASLIDGMRLSRAEVIRYPHLDYQRIRTILEQKRERFDQVFLVTESIFSMDGDLADLGELVRIRDEFDLCLYVDEAHAVGVAGRQGLGLAEEQNVSGRIDLLVGTFGKAWGGQGAFVACSDIIADGLINQARSLIFTTGLPPVNLHWLLFLSHIIPGMEEKRDRLRAISAWLREGLLQRGLRTGGNSQIVPVMIGDASRTVAVAERLREAGFWVNGVRPPTVPPGTSRLRFSLSATMTEEELATLPDRIESVLA from the coding sequence TTGCACAAACGTTTGGCCGGCCGGCTGGAGCGGCTGGAGGACGAAGGACTGCGCCGCAACCTGGTGGAACTCATTCCCGGGCCGAACAACCGTATCCGGGTGGGTGGCCGGGACTACCTCAACCTGGCCGGCAACGACTACCTGGGGCTGGCGGCCGACCCCGGGCTGGTCCGCCGGTTCTACGACAGCCTCGATGACCGGAACCTGCTGGAACGCTTTGCCCCCGGGGCCCGGGCCTCACGGCTGATGACCGGCAACAGCTCCCTGTACAGGGAACTGGAGACCCGGCTGGCCACCCTGTACGGGAGCGAAAGAGCGCTGGTCTTCAACTCCGGCTACCACATCAACATCGGTATCCTCCCGGCCCTGGCCACCAGGGACGACCTGATCCTGGCCGACAAGCTCTGCCACGCCAGTCTTATCGACGGCATGCGGCTCTCGCGGGCCGAGGTGATCCGCTATCCCCATCTCGACTACCAGCGGATCCGGACCATCCTGGAACAGAAACGGGAGCGGTTCGACCAGGTGTTCCTGGTCACGGAATCCATCTTTTCTATGGACGGCGACCTGGCCGACCTGGGGGAGCTGGTCCGGATCCGGGACGAGTTCGATCTCTGCCTGTACGTGGACGAGGCCCATGCGGTGGGGGTCGCTGGCCGGCAGGGCCTGGGCCTTGCCGAGGAGCAGAACGTCAGCGGCCGTATCGACCTGCTGGTCGGCACCTTCGGCAAGGCATGGGGGGGCCAGGGCGCCTTTGTCGCCTGTTCGGATATTATCGCCGATGGGCTGATCAACCAGGCCCGGTCGCTGATATTCACCACCGGACTGCCCCCGGTCAACCTGCACTGGCTTCTCTTTCTGAGCCATATCATCCCCGGGATGGAGGAGAAGCGGGACCGGCTGCGGGCCATCTCGGCCTGGCTCCGGGAAGGGCTCCTTCAGCGGGGCCTGCGCACCGGCGGCAACAGCCAGATCGTGCCGGTGATGATCGGCGACGCGAGCCGCACCGTGGCCGTGGCCGAGCGGCTGCGCGAGGCCGGTTTCTGGGTCAATGGTGTGCGGCCGCCCACTGTGCCGCCGGGTACCTCGCGGCTCCGTTTCTCCCTGAGCGCCACCATGACCGAAGAGGAACTGGCCACTCTCCCGGATCGGATCGAATCGGTGCTTGCCTGA
- a CDS encoding ExeA family protein encodes MYLRHFQLREKPFEITTDSRFLWLGEKHQEAFATLRYGILDNKGFLLLTGDVGTGKTTLINALINSLDDEVIVARISDPDLSLGDFFKTIGSAFQLPRQPENKGEFLELFREFLEQAYEEGDQVLLIIDEAQRFRHEMLEEIRLLSNIEKEHAKLLNIFFVGQNEFHDTILKPENRAIRQRITVNYCLNRLSEEETASYISHRLKIAGAERDIFTAEAVREVHLFSGGAPRLINIICDRALLTGFVDEKESIDRDIIRECATELEIIPYTPRNRTAEKPVPNRKTPRRPDKLRPTMPDPGLKFPPAAGKKAVAWDFS; translated from the coding sequence ATGTATCTCAGACATTTTCAGTTACGGGAAAAACCCTTTGAGATCACCACGGATTCGCGGTTTCTCTGGCTGGGGGAAAAACACCAGGAGGCCTTTGCCACCCTGCGTTACGGCATCCTGGACAACAAGGGGTTTCTGCTCCTGACCGGCGATGTGGGTACCGGCAAGACCACCCTGATCAACGCCCTGATCAACAGCCTGGACGACGAGGTGATCGTTGCCCGGATCTCGGATCCCGACCTCAGCCTGGGTGATTTTTTCAAGACCATCGGTTCGGCCTTCCAGCTACCGCGCCAGCCGGAGAACAAGGGCGAATTCCTCGAACTCTTCAGGGAATTTCTCGAACAGGCCTACGAGGAGGGAGACCAGGTCCTGCTGATCATCGACGAGGCCCAGCGGTTCCGCCACGAGATGCTCGAAGAGATCCGGTTGCTTTCCAACATCGAAAAGGAACACGCCAAGCTGCTCAACATCTTCTTTGTCGGCCAGAACGAGTTCCACGACACCATCCTCAAGCCGGAAAACCGGGCCATCCGCCAGCGGATCACGGTGAACTACTGCCTCAACCGGCTCAGCGAAGAAGAGACCGCCAGCTATATCAGCCACCGGCTCAAGATAGCCGGCGCCGAGCGCGACATATTCACCGCCGAGGCGGTGCGGGAGGTCCACCTCTTTTCCGGCGGCGCCCCGCGGCTCATCAACATCATCTGCGACCGGGCCCTGCTCACCGGCTTTGTCGATGAGAAAGAGAGCATTGACAGGGACATCATCCGCGAATGCGCCACCGAGCTGGAGATTATCCCCTACACCCCGAGGAACAGGACAGCGGAGAAACCAGTGCCGAACCGGAAAACACCTCGCCGTCCCGACAAGCTGCGGCCGACGATGCCGGATCCGGGCCTGAAATTCCCTCCCGCCGCCGGAAAAAAGGCAGTGGCCTGGGACTTTTCCTGA
- a CDS encoding ArsC family (seleno)protein — MRAQAVFDEKGIEIKETVEARKEKIEGDDAWAILSGAREIVVGRGKKFQVLDPATDDRDEILRLCLGRTGNLRAPTLKIGDRVVVGFNEAMYEQYVQG, encoded by the coding sequence ATCAGGGCACAGGCTGTGTTTGACGAGAAGGGCATTGAAATAAAAGAGACGGTGGAAGCCCGGAAAGAGAAAATCGAGGGGGACGATGCCTGGGCCATCCTGTCCGGGGCCAGGGAAATCGTGGTCGGCCGGGGGAAGAAGTTCCAGGTCCTGGATCCGGCCACGGACGACCGGGACGAAATACTGAGGCTCTGTCTCGGCCGGACCGGCAACCTGCGGGCGCCGACCCTCAAGATCGGCGACCGGGTCGTGGTCGGTTTCAACGAGGCGATGTATGAACAGTATGTTCAGGGCTGA